In Roseofilum casamattae BLCC-M143, a single window of DNA contains:
- a CDS encoding non-ribosomal peptide synthetase, producing the protein MQSVQTLLDDLKQQDINLYIEGDRLRCNAPKEKLTPSLQARLKERKSEILDFLRRQMAIEAIAPQPELRHHPFPLTDIQQAYWLGRQDGLELGGISAHIYWEIETRGIAVAELERAWQCLIDRHDMLRAVIAEDGQQQILENTPLYQIPVVDLQGETATTQTTKLEKIRQELSHQVFQSDRWPLFELQAARLDSQTVRFCFSFDLILGDAWSVKILMAELAHFLRQPTRALPPLTLSFRDCVLAEREARKSDRYQRDREYWQNRLETLPPPPEIPLKNNPATLVNPQFTRRRRQLSPEDWQRLKRRASQAQLTPSGVLLAAFAEVVATWSKNPHFTLNLTLVNRPPLHREIGQIVGDFTSITLLEANCTGEEAFVTRSQRLQKQLWLDLDRQTYSGVQVLRELARRSQRRSAALMPIVFTSMLGLGQADREKNDLLQGLGQFVYMISQTPQVYLDSQISEDAGSLVICWDSVEGLFPPGLLDEMFAAYGDFLQRLADEEEVWMATERSLLPSEQREYLAAFNNTNTELPGSDELLHTLFFQQAIAQPEQVAVIAGDRMLTYGELRALVLTLARQLREKGAKPNELLAVVMERGWEQVVATLAILTAGAAYVPIDPELPEERRSHIMAEAGICGILTQSKFEDSLHWPENLERFWVDAIVPDPSCPMLEPQQTVTDLAYVIYTSGSTGKPKGVAIEHRGAVNTILDINQRFGVTAKDRVLAVSSLSFDLSVYDIFGILAAGGTIVAIAPGASKDPSNWAELVCTHGITLWNSVPALMQMLLDYTASRSDFDLSSLRLILLSGDWIPLTLPDRIQAATGGRVISLGGATEASIWSIFYPIETVDPTWKSIPYGRPLGNQQFYVLDENLESRPVWIPGQLYIGGIGLAREYWRNEEKSAGSFIRHLKTGERLYKTGDLGRYLPDGNIEFLGREDFQVKINGYRIELGEIESALLQHPAVKEAVILAVGDSQENKHLASYIVPKNEETFNPIEENRELWETLVEAGTARSQTRNWNLERAIFEQLWDEQNQRYLLSVCLAFNRLGIYQSQGETYTVEEILSQSGIIPRYRKWLARALQELAKAGLLQEEGDRFTNIAPLWEAAQSRYLTNLDDRETSDTWLDLLPREPDEVLADILIETIHSAELYASNTTLNVYGEIFADCNAIATGIVEYFVKSFDGDRPIRILEIGAGYGTTAAHLLPLLPGDRATYYFTDISQFFLQKARERFGDYPFVRYDILDIEKSPQQQGFNLHEFDLIIAGTVLHNTRNLKETLDWTRSLLAPNGLLLAIEKTRFHPWFDLNMGLQQGFERFEDLELRSTHPVLSKAQWQTLLAQQGFKESLFFNPDRSIRDRIGFDVFLARNSPSATSFNPHVLRDYLSQKLPAYMVPSSYTCLDAIPLTSNGKLDRKQLPKPDIESERSTREYVEPHTETEKLLARIWSEILQVDTIGIHDNFFEIGGDSLLNIQIVARGNEFHLELKPQYIFQFPTIAELAAFLDQSSSDTEEVNFNPLIPIKPSGSKNPLFCIHSSTGSGSSFIEMARYFDSERPLYGLQSRGFNGELSPLSTIEEMASTYIQAIQTVQPEGPYYLCGWSMGGIVAFEMARQLQENNLQVEFLGLIDIMADDRDRQLELLSQAHPNGDINLQDISLDLQKNITNLSKTNTNAMLLYTLQQYTGNATLFKAREQPERIPDSVNFGWSQYILGELEIQEIPGNHFSMMRSPHVKILSQKICDRL; encoded by the coding sequence ATGCAATCCGTTCAAACTCTCCTCGACGATCTCAAACAGCAAGATATTAACCTCTATATTGAGGGCGATCGCTTGCGCTGTAATGCCCCGAAAGAGAAGCTCACCCCTTCGTTACAAGCGCGACTGAAAGAACGCAAGAGTGAAATTCTCGACTTTTTGCGCCGGCAAATGGCGATCGAGGCGATCGCTCCCCAACCGGAGTTGCGCCATCACCCTTTTCCCCTAACCGACATTCAGCAAGCTTATTGGTTAGGCCGTCAGGACGGGTTAGAGTTGGGGGGAATTTCGGCTCATATCTACTGGGAAATCGAAACTCGAGGAATTGCGGTAGCAGAGTTAGAACGGGCATGGCAGTGCCTGATAGATCGCCACGATATGTTGCGAGCGGTGATTGCAGAGGACGGACAACAGCAAATTTTAGAGAATACTCCTCTTTATCAAATTCCTGTCGTCGATCTGCAAGGAGAAACAGCAACAACTCAAACCACCAAACTGGAAAAAATTCGCCAAGAACTCTCCCATCAAGTGTTTCAGAGCGATCGCTGGCCGCTTTTCGAGTTGCAAGCCGCGCGCCTCGACTCTCAAACCGTCCGCTTTTGCTTCAGTTTCGATCTCATTCTCGGAGATGCTTGGAGCGTCAAAATTTTAATGGCAGAATTGGCGCATTTTCTCCGTCAACCCACTCGCGCTTTACCACCTCTCACTCTCTCTTTTCGAGATTGCGTCTTAGCCGAACGAGAAGCGAGAAAGAGCGATCGCTATCAGCGCGATCGCGAGTACTGGCAAAACCGTCTGGAAACCCTGCCTCCTCCGCCAGAAATCCCCCTGAAAAATAATCCTGCTACCCTAGTTAATCCTCAATTTACCCGCCGTCGCCGACAACTGTCTCCTGAAGATTGGCAGCGGCTGAAGCGCAGAGCCAGTCAAGCACAATTAACTCCATCGGGGGTATTGTTGGCGGCTTTTGCGGAGGTGGTGGCAACCTGGAGCAAAAACCCGCACTTTACCCTCAATCTGACTTTGGTGAACCGTCCGCCCTTACATCGGGAAATCGGACAGATTGTCGGCGATTTTACCTCAATTACTCTCCTGGAGGCTAATTGTACGGGAGAGGAGGCATTTGTAACGCGATCGCAGCGCTTGCAAAAGCAACTCTGGCTGGATCTCGATCGCCAAACCTATAGCGGGGTGCAAGTTTTGCGGGAGTTAGCTCGTCGTTCACAACGGCGATCGGCGGCACTGATGCCTATTGTGTTTACCAGTATGCTCGGGCTGGGGCAAGCGGATCGCGAAAAAAACGATTTACTCCAAGGTTTGGGGCAATTCGTCTACATGATTAGCCAAACTCCCCAAGTTTACCTGGACAGTCAAATTTCTGAGGATGCCGGCAGTTTAGTTATTTGTTGGGATTCTGTAGAGGGATTATTTCCCCCAGGGTTGCTCGATGAAATGTTTGCTGCTTACGGCGATTTTCTGCAACGTTTGGCTGATGAAGAGGAAGTCTGGATGGCGACGGAGCGATCGCTGCTGCCTTCGGAGCAACGGGAATATCTGGCAGCGTTCAATAATACCAATACTGAGCTACCGGGAAGTGACGAGCTGCTGCACACCCTGTTTTTCCAGCAAGCGATCGCACAACCGGAGCAAGTGGCGGTAATTGCGGGCGATCGCATGTTAACCTATGGCGAATTGCGCGCTCTCGTCCTCACTCTCGCCCGTCAATTGCGCGAAAAAGGAGCAAAACCCAACGAACTGCTTGCTGTGGTGATGGAACGGGGTTGGGAACAAGTTGTCGCAACTTTAGCCATTCTTACCGCAGGAGCGGCTTACGTTCCCATCGATCCGGAATTACCGGAAGAACGGCGATCGCATATTATGGCCGAGGCAGGGATTTGTGGAATACTGACTCAGTCGAAGTTTGAAGATTCTCTCCATTGGCCGGAAAATCTGGAGCGCTTTTGGGTTGATGCGATCGTTCCCGATCCGTCTTGCCCCATGTTAGAGCCTCAACAAACAGTGACAGATCTGGCTTATGTTATTTATACCTCGGGTTCGACGGGCAAACCGAAAGGAGTTGCGATCGAGCATCGTGGAGCAGTTAATACGATTCTCGATATCAATCAACGCTTTGGGGTAACGGCAAAAGACCGAGTGCTGGCAGTTTCTTCGCTTAGTTTCGATCTCTCAGTTTATGATATTTTCGGAATTTTGGCGGCGGGGGGAACAATTGTTGCGATCGCTCCTGGTGCCAGTAAAGATCCGTCAAATTGGGCGGAACTGGTTTGCACCCATGGCATTACCCTCTGGAACTCGGTACCTGCCTTGATGCAAATGCTCCTCGATTATACGGCATCCCGTTCCGATTTCGATTTATCCTCCCTCCGTTTAATTCTTTTAAGTGGCGATTGGATTCCCCTCACTTTACCCGATCGCATTCAAGCAGCAACAGGAGGGCGTGTTATTAGCTTGGGAGGAGCGACAGAAGCCTCGATTTGGTCGATTTTCTATCCCATTGAAACAGTCGATCCGACTTGGAAAAGTATTCCTTACGGTCGTCCTTTAGGCAATCAACAGTTTTACGTACTCGATGAAAATCTGGAGTCTCGTCCGGTTTGGATACCGGGACAATTATACATCGGCGGTATTGGTTTGGCGCGGGAATATTGGCGCAATGAAGAGAAAAGTGCAGGTAGTTTTATTCGACATCTGAAAACGGGAGAGCGATTGTATAAGACGGGAGATTTGGGACGATATTTACCCGATGGCAATATCGAGTTTCTCGGACGAGAAGATTTTCAGGTGAAAATCAATGGCTATCGGATTGAGTTAGGCGAAATTGAGTCAGCATTACTTCAACATCCTGCGGTTAAAGAGGCTGTTATTCTAGCGGTTGGCGACTCGCAAGAGAATAAGCATCTCGCCAGTTACATCGTTCCAAAAAATGAGGAAACTTTCAATCCAATAGAGGAGAATAGAGAACTGTGGGAGACTTTGGTAGAAGCAGGTACTGCGCGATCGCAAACGCGAAATTGGAACTTAGAGCGGGCGATTTTTGAACAACTCTGGGACGAACAAAATCAGCGCTATCTGCTCTCAGTTTGTTTGGCTTTCAACCGGCTCGGCATTTATCAATCTCAGGGAGAAACTTACACGGTTGAAGAGATTCTATCTCAATCTGGAATTATTCCTCGCTATCGGAAATGGCTGGCGCGCGCTCTACAGGAATTAGCAAAAGCTGGATTATTGCAAGAAGAAGGCGATCGCTTTACCAATATTGCTCCCTTATGGGAAGCAGCACAATCGCGCTATTTGACCAATCTTGACGATCGCGAAACTTCCGATACTTGGCTCGATCTCCTACCCAGAGAACCGGATGAAGTCTTAGCCGATATTCTAATTGAAACGATTCATTCAGCAGAATTATATGCGTCCAATACCACCCTAAACGTTTACGGGGAAATTTTCGCCGATTGCAATGCGATCGCGACTGGAATTGTCGAATATTTTGTGAAATCTTTTGATGGCGATCGCCCCATTCGCATCCTCGAAATTGGCGCGGGATATGGCACGACTGCCGCACATTTGTTGCCCTTACTTCCTGGCGATCGCGCGACTTATTATTTTACCGATATTTCTCAGTTCTTTTTACAAAAAGCTAGAGAAAGATTTGGAGACTATCCTTTTGTCCGTTACGATATTCTCGATATTGAAAAATCGCCCCAACAACAAGGATTTAACTTGCACGAGTTCGACCTGATAATTGCGGGAACTGTTCTCCACAATACGCGCAACCTGAAAGAAACATTAGATTGGACGCGATCGCTCCTCGCTCCCAATGGTTTACTGTTAGCAATTGAAAAGACGCGATTTCATCCTTGGTTCGACCTGAATATGGGATTGCAACAAGGATTTGAACGCTTTGAAGATTTGGAACTGCGATCGACACATCCGGTTTTATCTAAAGCACAATGGCAAACCTTACTCGCGCAACAAGGATTTAAGGAAAGTCTCTTCTTTAATCCGGATCGTTCAATTCGCGATCGCATTGGTTTTGATGTTTTTCTCGCTCGCAATTCGCCATCAGCAACATCTTTTAATCCTCATGTCTTGCGAGATTATTTAAGTCAAAAACTCCCAGCTTATATGGTTCCTTCATCCTACACTTGCTTGGATGCTATTCCGCTCACGAGTAACGGAAAGTTGGATCGAAAACAATTACCCAAACCCGACATAGAGAGCGAGCGATCGACTCGAGAGTATGTAGAACCGCACACTGAAACCGAGAAACTACTCGCTCGCATTTGGTCGGAAATTCTGCAAGTTGATACTATTGGAATTCACGATAACTTTTTTGAAATTGGCGGCGACTCTTTACTCAATATTCAAATTGTTGCTCGCGGAAATGAATTCCATCTCGAACTGAAACCTCAATATATTTTTCAATTTCCCACTATCGCCGAACTCGCTGCTTTCTTAGACCAATCATCGTCAGATACTGAAGAAGTTAATTTCAATCCTCTTATCCCAATTAAGCCAAGTGGCTCTAAGAATCCTCTGTTTTGTATTCATTCTTCAACCGGAAGCGGAAGTTCTTTTATTGAAATGGCTCGATACTTTGACTCAGAACGTCCCTTATATGGTTTACAATCTCGAGGATTTAATGGCGAATTATCTCCACTTTCAACGATTGAAGAAATGGCATCTACTTACATCCAAGCCATACAAACCGTGCAACCGGAAGGTCCCTATTACTTATGTGGGTGGTCTATGGGAGGAATTGTTGCATTTGAGATGGCACGACAACTGCAAGAAAACAATCTTCAAGTTGAGTTTCTCGGCTTAATTGATATTATGGCAGACGATCGCGATCGGCAACTCGAGTTACTCAGTCAAGCGCACCCCAATGGCGATATCAATCTCCAAGATATTTCTCTCGATCTGCAAAAAAATATTACGAATTTGAGTAAAACCAATACTAACGCCATGCTACTTTACACATTGCAACAATATACAGGTAACGCAACGCTCTTTAAAGCGCGAGAGCAACCAGAAAGAATACCAGATTCCGTTAACTTTGGTTGGAGTCAATACATTTTAGGAGAATTAGAAATACAGGAAATACCGGGAAATCATTTCTCGATGATGCGCTCTCCTCATGTTAAAATTTTGTCTCAAAAAATTTGCGATCGCTTGTAA